ATCACTACACTATCCATGCAGATGTTGTGGGCTATCAGTCCCGACCGCGCCTACCAGAGTTGGATCTCAGCACTCGCCTTGACCCCCTAGCTGCTTTGCAAACCTACCTCAGCGATCGTCAAGACTTGCAAGACATTGCTGCTGATATGCTAGCGGCTGCCCAAACCCTGCTGGCGAATGATGATGAGGTGGTGA
This DNA window, taken from Cyanobacteriota bacterium, encodes the following:
- a CDS encoding nuclease; translation: HYTIHADVVGYQSRPRLPELDLSTRLDPLAALQTYLSDRQDLQDIAADMLAAAQTLLANDDEVVMDFPADLTAIQQFPDRSPDQLSEPCSSSIQLSIL